The proteins below come from a single Procambarus clarkii isolate CNS0578487 chromosome 54, FALCON_Pclarkii_2.0, whole genome shotgun sequence genomic window:
- the LOC138352634 gene encoding uncharacterized protein isoform X1: MAIFALLFLGCIAQIQGQAYQPYGTHAPLPVVTPTTSTVTTETTLTHTLRETTTSDVWVTEQTAITLTVTQTTTQWEFVSQQPQTVTSVIRVTSTPVVLVTATVGVYPVSTMVSIYSQFVTTTDTVKYWQTITHVAVTHEIQTVPVVSTQELVQDIVTTITQIVTTTVTSTTARYYA, encoded by the exons ATGGCGATATTTGCTCTACTCTTCCTCGGTTGTATCGCCCAG ATCCAGGGTCAGGCGTACCAACCTTACGGCACCCACGCGCCCCTGCCAGTCGTCACCCCCACAACCTCCACCGTCACCACTGAG ACtaccctgacccacactctgcgggAGACTacaacctctgacgtctgggttaCTGAGCAGACAGCGATCACCCTGACAGTCACCCAGACAACCACCCAATGGGAGTTTGTTTCTCAGCAGCCACAGACAGTGACCTCTGTGATAAGGGTCACCTCCACACCGGTAGTGTTGGTAACGGCTACGGTGGGGGTCTACCCAGTGAGCACAATGGTCTCCATCTACAGTCAGTTTGTTACCACAACAGATACTGTTAAATACTGGCAGACCATCACCCACGTGGCTGTCACTCATGAG ATCCAGACGGTCCCTGTGGTATCTACACAAGAACTCGTGCAGGATATAGTAACTACCATCACCCAAATAGTAACTACTACGGTTACGTCCACCACCGCCAGATACTATGCTTAA
- the LOC138352634 gene encoding uncharacterized protein isoform X2, whose amino-acid sequence MAIFALLFLGCIAQTTLTHTLRETTTSDVWVTEQTAITLTVTQTTTQWEFVSQQPQTVTSVIRVTSTPVVLVTATVGVYPVSTMVSIYSQFVTTTDTVKYWQTITHVAVTHEIQTVPVVSTQELVQDIVTTITQIVTTTVTSTTARYYA is encoded by the exons ATGGCGATATTTGCTCTACTCTTCCTCGGTTGTATCGCCCAG ACtaccctgacccacactctgcgggAGACTacaacctctgacgtctgggttaCTGAGCAGACAGCGATCACCCTGACAGTCACCCAGACAACCACCCAATGGGAGTTTGTTTCTCAGCAGCCACAGACAGTGACCTCTGTGATAAGGGTCACCTCCACACCGGTAGTGTTGGTAACGGCTACGGTGGGGGTCTACCCAGTGAGCACAATGGTCTCCATCTACAGTCAGTTTGTTACCACAACAGATACTGTTAAATACTGGCAGACCATCACCCACGTGGCTGTCACTCATGAG ATCCAGACGGTCCCTGTGGTATCTACACAAGAACTCGTGCAGGATATAGTAACTACCATCACCCAAATAGTAACTACTACGGTTACGTCCACCACCGCCAGATACTATGCTTAA